The Kiritimatiellia bacterium genome window below encodes:
- a CDS encoding FtsX-like permease family protein, whose amino-acid sequence MKQIDVQKQPVLSFARTFGIALRGVQYRLFRALVTVAVIAVAMAFLMNILSESLFKRVVAVAVRDEIRAMRQADHWIARLSVPQTAEEVLGALAAAEPGSPAARELSTFGGLDEAALKQASELAGRAQDYLKFFNDINYGRRRVLIGNAAGVGIFERLQDGAAQDRFFEGLAQMRAVRFIATPDEFREFLRAWPGLHSMVSVVREGQARAIAQLQGALGERTVMERLAEAEGPFGEAVRQAGFVLEPDEAASLARQIRLAQDRHFIEDSLNVPDVRKAVAARKDVLPGDVSLDMIWALLGEAETAGWYQGLLAEHASPPAGLDAARLHEAARARARSKLMVRAELITMGTGGGFMNIGPRMTWLAFVSMLVCTVGIANAMLMSVTERFREIATLKCLGALDGFIMTVFLIEAAILGLVGGIAGTLIGLVLGLGRMLAVFQNLLIELFPGGLLLQAAGISVVTGIALAAVAAAYPSLRAARLAPMEAMRIE is encoded by the coding sequence ATGAAACAGATCGATGTCCAGAAGCAGCCGGTCTTGAGCTTCGCGCGCACCTTCGGGATCGCCCTGCGCGGGGTGCAGTACCGGTTGTTCCGGGCGCTGGTGACCGTCGCGGTCATCGCGGTCGCCATGGCGTTCCTGATGAACATCTTGAGCGAAAGCCTGTTCAAGCGCGTCGTCGCCGTTGCGGTCCGCGACGAGATCCGCGCCATGCGGCAGGCCGATCACTGGATCGCCCGGCTGTCCGTCCCGCAGACGGCCGAGGAGGTCCTCGGAGCGCTCGCCGCCGCGGAGCCGGGCTCCCCGGCGGCCCGCGAGCTGTCCACCTTCGGCGGCCTGGACGAGGCCGCCCTGAAGCAGGCCTCCGAACTCGCGGGCCGGGCGCAGGACTACCTCAAGTTTTTCAATGACATCAATTACGGCCGCCGCCGGGTGCTGATCGGCAACGCGGCCGGCGTGGGGATCTTCGAGCGGCTGCAGGATGGCGCGGCCCAGGACCGTTTTTTCGAGGGCCTGGCGCAGATGCGGGCGGTGCGGTTCATCGCGACGCCCGACGAATTCCGGGAGTTCCTCCGCGCGTGGCCGGGCCTGCATTCCATGGTCTCTGTCGTACGCGAGGGGCAGGCGCGGGCCATCGCGCAACTCCAGGGCGCGCTGGGCGAGCGTACCGTCATGGAACGGTTGGCCGAGGCCGAGGGTCCGTTTGGCGAGGCCGTCCGGCAGGCGGGGTTCGTCCTCGAGCCGGACGAGGCCGCGTCGCTGGCCCGGCAGATCCGCCTGGCGCAGGACCGGCACTTCATTGAGGACAGCCTCAACGTCCCCGACGTGCGCAAGGCCGTGGCCGCCCGCAAGGACGTGCTGCCCGGCGACGTGAGCCTGGACATGATCTGGGCCCTGCTGGGCGAGGCCGAAACGGCCGGGTGGTACCAGGGCCTGCTGGCCGAGCACGCGTCCCCGCCGGCCGGCCTGGACGCCGCGCGGCTCCACGAGGCGGCGCGCGCCCGCGCGAGGTCGAAGCTGATGGTCCGGGCGGAGTTGATCACGATGGGCACCGGCGGCGGGTTCATGAACATCGGGCCGCGCATGACGTGGCTCGCGTTCGTGTCCATGCTGGTCTGCACCGTGGGCATCGCCAACGCCATGCTGATGAGCGTCACCGAGCGTTTCCGCGAGATCGCCACGCTCAAGTGCCTCGGCGCGCTGGACGGGTTCATCATGACCGTGTTCCTGATCGAGGCGGCGATCCTCGGCCTGGTCGGCGGGATCGCGGGCACGCTGATCGGCCTCGTGCTGGGCCTCGGCCGGATGCTGGCGGTCTTCCAGAACCTGCTGATCGAGCTGTTCCCGGGCGGCCTGCTGCTGCAGGCCGCGGGCATCTCCGTCGTCACGGGCATCGCGCTGGCGGCCGTCGCGGCGGCCTACCCGTCCCTGCGCGCCGCGCGCCTGGCCCCCATGGAGGCGATGAGGATCGAGTAA
- a CDS encoding ABC transporter ATP-binding protein: MAKKEQTGSPDAAEKRVIIRTIGMKKLYRKKDQVTAALRGVDVEIYTGEFISVMGPSGSGKSTFFNMIGALDSPSEGRVFIDEVDVAQLTAEELAFLRCRKIGYIFQSYNLIKYMTALENVTTPMAFGGVPDDDARKRGMEILGLVGLRERWFHRPIEMSGGQQQRVAIARALANQPAILLCDEPTANLDHHTGQEILDILQKLNKEHGVTIICATHDHRMMNVCDRLMWIRDGSIERIARRDEVHVELAGID, encoded by the coding sequence ATGGCAAAGAAAGAACAGACCGGATCGCCGGACGCCGCCGAAAAACGGGTGATCATCCGCACGATCGGGATGAAGAAGCTGTACCGGAAGAAGGACCAGGTCACCGCGGCGCTGCGCGGGGTGGACGTGGAAATCTATACCGGCGAGTTCATCTCGGTCATGGGCCCGTCCGGCTCCGGCAAGAGCACGTTCTTCAACATGATCGGCGCGCTGGACAGCCCGAGCGAGGGCCGCGTGTTCATCGACGAGGTGGACGTGGCCCAACTCACCGCCGAGGAGCTGGCGTTCCTGCGCTGCCGGAAGATCGGCTACATCTTCCAGAGCTACAACCTGATCAAGTACATGACCGCGCTGGAGAACGTGACCACGCCGATGGCCTTCGGCGGAGTGCCGGACGACGACGCCCGCAAGCGGGGCATGGAGATCCTCGGGCTCGTCGGGTTGCGCGAGCGGTGGTTCCACCGGCCCATCGAGATGTCCGGCGGCCAGCAGCAGCGCGTCGCCATCGCGCGGGCGCTGGCCAACCAGCCGGCGATCCTGCTCTGCGACGAGCCGACGGCGAACCTCGACCACCACACGGGCCAGGAAATCCTCGATATTCTGCAGAAGCTGAACAAGGAGCACGGCGTGACGATCATCTGCGCGACGCACGACCACCGGATGATGAACGTCTGCGACCGGCTGATGTGGATCCGCGACGGCAGCATCGAGCGCATCGCGCGGCGCGACGAGGTGCACGTGGAGCTGGCGGGAATAGACTGA